One region of Pagrus major chromosome 5, Pma_NU_1.0 genomic DNA includes:
- the dguok gene encoding deoxyguanosine kinase, mitochondrial, which produces MSALCRFVLLSRACKFKRQTGLMQVGVIMDDKSGRLSSSGKRCLSGSAVDGPARVKRVSIEGNIAVGKSTFARLLQSACPDWEVMAEPVSKWQNIESGTKKEKDDAPQSTVSNLLQMMYQDPQRWSYTFQTYSCMSRLRTQLQPPPARLLSSEGTPVQVYERSVYSDRYIFALNMFELGCINSTEWIVYQDWHSLLVEQFGHQVELEGIIYLRAPPEKCMERLEHRGRSEEKGVKLDYLEKLHDQHEKWLVEKSTEIHFEKLKQIPVLQLDASVEFQSDPEVREQFITKVKNFFNAL; this is translated from the exons ATGTCCGCCCTCTGTCGGTTCGTCCTGCTCAGTCGTGCTTGTAAATTTAAGAGACAAACAGGTTTGATGCAGGTCGGTGTAATAATGGACGATAAGTCGGGGAGGCTCAGTTCGTCTGGTAAAAGGTGCCTCTCGGGTTCTGCTGTGGACGGACCAGCTCGAGTGAAGAGGGTTTCTATCGAGGGCAACATCG CTGTGGGAAAATCGACCTTTGCGAGGCTCCTTCAGTCAGCTTGTCCAGACTGGGAGGTGATGGCAGAACCCGTCAGCAAGTGGCAGAACATTGAGAGCGGGACCAAGAAG GAGAAAGACGACGCCCCCCAGTCGACAGTCAGCAACCTGCTGCAGATGATGTACCAGGACCCTCAGCGCTGGTCGTACACCTTTCAGACATATTCCTGTATGAGCCGGCTGAGAACgcagctgcagcctcctccagctCGCCTGCTCAGCTCAGAGGGAACACCTGTCCAGGTGTATGAGCGCTCAGTCTACAGCGACAG GTACATCTTCGCCCTGAACATGTTTGAGTTGGGTTGTATCAACTCTACAGAGTGGATAGTCTACCAGGACTGGCACTCCCTCCTGGTGGAGCAGTTTGGACaccaggtggagctggagggcATCATCTACCTCAGAGCCCCACCAGAG AAATGTATGGAGCGTCTGGAGCATCGGGGGAGATCAGAAGAGAAGGGAGTGAAACTGGATTATCTGGAGAAGCTGCATGATCAACACGAGAAGTGGCTCGTTGAGAAGAGCACAGA aaTTCATTTTGAGAAGTTGAAACAGATACCTGTGCTACAACTCGATGCCAGTGTGGAGTTTCAGAGTGACCCAGAGGTGCGGGAGCAATTCATAACAAAg GTGAAGAACTTCTTCAATGCTTTATGA